In the genome of Dyadobacter fermentans DSM 18053, the window GTACAGGCAAAAAAGCAAGTGGGTCCATGCTTCAAGTGACCTGAATTTTTACCATAATCCAAATCCAAAAATTTATGAAGACTATTGCGACGTTTCTCTTAACCTCATTGATTTCAACTTACGCGATCGGGCAGCATTCCGGCGGGAGTCATGGCGCGCTGGGGCCCAAAGTAATTTACCAAAAGAAGCTGGATATGCTCGGCTTCGAAGGCAAGGAAGTACGCATGGGAATTGTCACTTATGCGCCGGGCGAAGTGTCGCCTCCTCACCGGCATCCCATTGCATTATTCGGCTATGTTTTGGAGGGGGAAATCGAAATTACTTTTGAAGGAGAAAAATCAATTCTGAAAAAAGGCGATCCTTTCTACGAGCAGCCCGACGGCCTGCACAACGGCACCAAAAACCTTAGCAAGACGAAACCTGCGAAATTGCTGATCTATTTTCTGGGCGATGCAGGTAAGCCATTCCTGGTCCTCGAACCGAAATAGGCAGTTAAAATCAACCACGCATTAAATACAAATGCAGGTTACCAGCCACATGCTGTTTTATCGGTACAGTGGCTGGTGTTTTTTAAGTATTTCAACACTTAAATCCCTTAATGATGAGACACAAAACCAATTCCGATCCGATAAACCGAAACCTGATCCAGGTAAAATACATCAGCGCAGGAGCTGCCTGGGTTTCCCGGTGCCAGCCGAATGCCTACCATATCTGGGTCCCGCAGGAGTATTCCACCCACATGGATGCAAGCCTGTGTATCCTTTCCCCCCGAAGCGTGTCCGATCACAAGATGCAGAGCACTGCGGGGTACAGTATCAGTTTTTCCGAAGAGGCGATACTCGTGCTGAGATGCCAGCATCTGCAACCTTTCGGAGCGGTAAGTTCGCTTGCGTCCGGCGAACGGGTGGCCATTGCCGATGCCGTTTCGCACCGCGCGATGGTGCGGACGCTGGAAAAAATGATGGAGGAATCGGGCCGGCAGGATGCCTGCGGAACCGACCGCAACCTCGCTTTACTGAAAGTCCTGATTGTACAGATTTCAAGGCAATATGCGCTCAGGAAGGCGGCTGCACACATTTCCGCGCAGGGCCGGATCGTCGAGCGGTTTACGGAACTGCTGTGCTCGCAGGATTGTGCGCGCCATGCCGTGAAGCTCCTCGCCGACGAGTTAGCCATCAGTCCGATGTCTTTCAATGCGATCATCCGCAATACCCTGGGCGACACGCCTGGCCGGCTCGTGCAGCACAGCCTGCTTCAAAAAGCGAAACACGCCGCCATGCATTCGCAGGAGAGCATGAAGGAAGTTGCGGCGCGCCTGGGATTCAGTGACATGGCACATTTCAGCAAATTTTTCAGTGCCGGCGCGGGGATGACATTTACCGATTTCAAAAGAACCTATCAACATTTCTAAATACCAAGCGATGGAAAATGTAGCATTACCCATTTTCAATGCACAGACCCTGGATAATGGTTATGCATTGAAAACGCCGCACCTGACCGGCCCCATTCAGCAGGTGATTGAGCTATATTGGATTGGAAAAGGGAAAGGGAATATCACGATCGACTTTTTGAAAACAAATTTTTCCGGAAATACCCTGTTTTTCGTTTTGCCGGGCCAGATCCACCAGATCAACGCGGAAACTGAATTGATTGGTAAAAAAATTACTTTCTCATTGGATTTGCTTACGGCGGGTGATGGTTTCATTGATGAAGCGGGCAAAGCCGGTTATTTCACACGTTTACAGCATGCAGAAGTCGTGACATTCGACGAAGAAACTGCGAGAGAAATCAACGAAATTTTTGAAATTATTTTACTCGAAATGGCGCGTTGCGAAGACAATAAAAACGAAATGCTGGGCGCATTACTCGCCCTGTTAATTTCCTACATCCCGCATTCAAATGACCAGACCCCGGAAGGTTTGGCATTCAGAAACCCCGACATCGTTTTCCGGAAGTTTATATCTAAAATCGACGCGCATTTCCGGACGCAAAAGCAGGTGTTTTATTACGCATCGGAACTGGCAATCACGCCCAATTACCTGAGCGAAATTTCCAAGAAAGTTTCAGGCTTTTCCGCCCGGCACCACATTCATCAGCGTGTGGTGTTGGAGGCAAAGCGGAAGGGTATGACGACTGATCTGAATGCAAAACAAATCGGATTTGAATTGGGATTCGAAGATCCGTCGACATTCAGCAAGTTCTTCCGGATCATGACCGGCGAAAGCTTTTCAGATTTCAGAAAAAAGGAAGTGTGCCTGGGTTGAGAGCGCTAAAAAGCCGGACGGTGTGATCATCGTCCGGCTTTTTCATAACGAATCGGCGCTTTCATCTCATGGCAATGCGCCCGTTTTCGAATTTCCTGGCTTTCCACCAGTAGTCGATCGAATACCGGCCGCTGCCGAGTACAAACAGTACCGCGTAAGTCAGCAGGTAATGCATGGCAAGCTCTTCTTTTTCGGTAAAGGGGGCATCGGCCAGCACGATAAATATCACCACAAGCATAATGACGCCCGGCAGGAGCACGGCTGTTCGCGTCCAGAGGCCAATGAGGATGAGTAGCGAGCCGATCAGCTCGGCTGAGAACGCCAGGTAAAGGCAAAAGGCGGACGGCAAGCCGAATACGGAAGGGAAAGTGTCGGCCTGGCCGGCAAGCACCAGGTGGAGTTTGCCGGCGGCATGCACGGAGATCATCAGGGTCGCGATGGCGACGCGCGTGAAGAGTAGCAGAGCGTCCATTACCGGTCAGTGTTTGAGAGCCGCTTTGGCATATTGCAGCCCGATCCCGTAAGCTCCCCCGAAATCATGGAACAACCTGGTTACCGCATCGTAGGTATCGGCGCGGCCCCAGTCGCGCTGCAATTCGAGCACATATTGCGCGGAGGTCATCGGAATCGCCCCTGCTTTGATCATTCTTTGAATGGCCATTTCGTGGGCTTCGAGGGTAAGGTCGCCGCTCGCATCGGTGATGACATACACCTCGTACCCTTCCTGGATGGCCGAAAGCACGGGCAAAGCCACGCAAACGCCCGTCCATAGCCCTGTCATGACCAGCTTTTTACGCCCTTTTGCAGTGATGGCCTTGTGCGCGCCGGCGTCCTCCCAGGGGTTCATCGTCGAGCGGTCGACATAGCCCGAGGAAACCGGTGGATACACCGAGAGTATTTCCGGGAAAACAGGTCCGCTGAACGTTTTTTCGGCTACTGTGGTCACCACCGTCGGCACTTTGAAAATCTTCGAACCGCCTGCCACGAGCGCCACATTGTCCCTGAGCTGCTCGATGCTGATGTTCTTCACCGCGAATGCCATCTGGCTCTGATGGTCGATCATGACGAGCGTATGGTTGGTGGGCGTGAGCAGCGTGGCGGCCGGTTTTTGGGCAAATGCATTGCAAATGGCACACAGGGTCACTATTAACATTGAGGTTAGCTTGGTTTTCATAGTAAGAAAATTGGGATTGATAAATTGACTTGCTTGTAAAAATGGATTGAGGTAATGCTTGATTTGTGCTTATTCGGCGTCGTAAACCACGCCGGTGACTTCCAGGAAACTGTCTACCAACTCCCTCGTCGCCTGGTTGAAATACCGGACGGACTGTTCTTTGAACCCGCCGCGCACGATGGTCCACAAGCTGCGGAACGGGCTCGGAACGCCGATCACGTTGCGTATCGCGTAGGCGACCTCGATGCATTCGGGCTTGAACGGCCCGGGGATATAGCTTTCGAGCAGGGCCCGGCGGATGTTGCCCATTTCCTCGCCGTAATACGCTTCGGCGCGCGGGTTTGCCGGCTCCAACTGGTTTGCGATGATGTTGGTGGAAGGAAAAGTGCCCGGTTGAATGAGCGCAATGCCGATCCCTACCGATGCAAGTTCATAGTAGTAGCTGATCGTGAGTGCCTCCAATGCAGCTTTGGTAGCCGAAAATATCCCCATGTTTGGAATAGGCATCCGCGAAGCGATGGTGGAGACGTTGATGATCAGTCCTTCCTTACGCTCATGCATATACGGAAGCGCGGCTTTGATCATCCTGTCGGCGCCGACTACGTTCACCTGGAACATCCAGTCGACCTGAGCCGCGCTCAGCGTTTCGTTCAGGCCAATGTACCCGATGCCGGCGTTGTTGATCAGCACGTCGATCTGCCCGTTGGTGGCTTCCGCTATTTCGGCCATCGCGTTGGCGACGGAGTCTTCGTCGGTCACGTCCAGTTCCACCACTGTCAGCATCAGGCGGTTGCTCAATGCCCATTCGGATAAATAGGTGGCAATCAGCTGGTTTTTGCTTTTGGGGTTTCGCATGGTTGCGAACACGTGGTATCCTTCTTTGGCGAGGACCTGGGCGGTAATCCGGCCGAATCCGCTGCTGCTCCCGGTAAGTATGATGTTCTTCATGGTTACAGAGGTTGAGGTAAGTTGATGCCCAAAAGTAGGAAGCCGGCGTGGTCGTGTAAATGCAAGTACTCCGGCGAACATTGTCAGTTTCGGTGTTTCAGCCGGTTGGCAGTACTCCATATCAGAATTTGAACTGCGCAGTAATGCCGGTGAAGACGATCTGTTTGCCCGGACTGACCTTTTTTACATATTCCCCTGGCACAAACCACGTGCATTCCAGCCCCAGGCTGACGTGCGCACCCGGCTCAGCTGAAACGCTCGCCGCATATTGGTTGCCGATAAACCGCCCGGATATGCCGTGTCCCGGAAATACCAATGCACCGGTAGGCCCATAAAGTCCGTCGTGGGTACTGTACCGCCAAAATGTGTCCCAATCGATCCCGAGCGATATATTCTTGTGAATCATGACGCTGATATCGGGGTGGATGTCGATCAGGTTAGCCGGGCCGACCAATGCCGCCAGCCCGAAATATGCGCCGCGGGGGAACAACGGATTAAATGTGCCCAGCAACCCGTCCGCGGCTTGGGCGTCACCACTGATGAGCTCGGTTTTGAGCCCGAGCCTGGGCTTGCCAAACAGATCGGTCATGCGATAGTTCATGTGTACGGAGGCCGTCCAGGCGCGGATCGCCGATTCCCCGATGCGGCCCGTTTGGAACACCGCTTCCAGGTCGTATTGAAATGCCGCCGATCCGCCCCACCAGCGCATGCCGATGGAATGCCGCATTTCGGTGCCGGCTGTATTGGCAAACCGCGCATGCAACCGACGGATACCGAGGTAATACCAGTCGATGTTTTGCAAAACCGGTATTTGGGTAAGCACATTATACCATCCCCACAATCTCGTATTGCTGCTGAAACGGTCATCGAACGCTCCCTTCCGTGCCTGCACGTAATGCGCGTAGAAGATATCCGACCGGAAACGGGCGGTTTTTATGAGCAGCTTCGCCGCGTCAAAGGCCTGGCGGGTGTTAGGCCCCTCCCGAACGGAAATCAGGCGGCTCGATCCGTAGAGCAGTTCCTGTCGGCCCAGTCGTAAAGTTAATTTCAATGCATTAGAATCCTGTATGGTCATCTCCGCAAATGCCTGATGGAGATCCAGCGTGTTTTGGTCGGTGGCGCTTGTTTCGGGTTTGGAGTAGGCGAGGCCGCCCTGTATTTCGGTGAAGAGCCGGAAGCGGGCGCCGGCGCGGAAGTCGAGATGGCTGAGGTACCTGGAAAGCAGGTAATCGTAATTCCGGTCTTCAAACCCGCCCCAGCTATCGTTGATGACATGAAAATACTGGGTGCGAAAGCTCCCTCCGACGCTGAGGTACGATCTGTGGTTTTTTGTAACGGGAATGAATTTCAATGTGGCCCGCGCCGAGTCTTTTTGTAAATAACCGTAATCTTCGTCATAACGCAGGGGCTGGAATGGTTGCGCGTGCAAATATTGCAGGCCGGAGCCCATTAGCAAGCATACCAACCCCGCTCCGAATTTCATTTGCTGCGCGGATACCCGCCGAAATGCCGGATGGGCGACCATTCGGGGATTACCGGCGGCGCCGGGACGGCATATTCCGGGAAAGACGACGATGCGTACACCACTTTGCCGTTCACGATCGTTAGGTCAGATTCGAGGTCGCGTACGCGATCGGGCGGGAGGGAAAAGTAGTCATCCGAAAGAATGGCCAGGTCGGCGTACATGCCGGGCACCAGCTTTCCTTTCAAATGCTCCTCTCCGGTAAACCAGGCGCTGCCGGCTGTGAATAGTTGCAGGGAGGTGAACTTGTCGAGCGCCTGATCTTCCGGCCAGAACTGCTCGCCGCCGATGGTTTTGCCGGTTAGCAGCCAATGCATGGCCATCCACGGGTTGTAGGAGGTGATCCTCGTCGCGTCGGTGCCCATGCCCACGGGAATGCGCAGGGAAAGCATTTGCCGGATGGGAGGCAGCTGGCGCACCGGCTGGCCGTACAGTTTTTGATATAATTCACCCTGGAAATACATCCTGAATTGAACAGCAATGCCGCCGCCCAGCTTTTTGACCCTTTGGAGCTGCGCGTCTGTGATGGTTTCGGCATGGTCGAAAAACCAGCGGAGGCCATTGAAAGGCGTATCCGCATTCACTTTTTCAAATACAGCCAGCATCCGTTCGATCGATTCGCCGTATGTGGCGTGCAGGCGGAACGGCCATCGGTTTTTGACCAACAGCCGGACTACCGGTTCCAGGTCCGCCTCCATCGTGTCGGACAGGATGGTACGGGGTTCGAGGAAATTTTCGAAATCGGCCGCGGAGGCTACGAGGTTTTCACCGGCGCCTTCCGCCGCGTAACCGTTGGCGAGGAACAGGTGGTCGTTGTGGTTGGGATAGGTGGTTTCCAGCCATTTTTCATAATCCCGCAATTCGGTTCCTTTCACTTGTGAGAACAGGAAATAGGATGTTCTAATGGTCAGTTTCCCGGCTTTTGCCAGTTGTAGTGCGGCGGCATAGTCGGCCGGGTAGCTGTGGCCGCCTCCGCCTGCATCGGCTGCCGATGTGAGCCCGAAGCGGTTTAGCTCCCGGTAAAAATGCATTGTACTGTTGAGCTGTTCTTCCGGTGAGAGCCGGGTGGTTAATGCGAGTGTGGTATAAATGGCCTTGGGGGTTTCCTTGGCGAAGAGCATGCCTGTCGGGTTTCCTTCGCCGTCGAGCTCCACCAGGCTGCCTTCATACCGCGTGTTTTTGTCGTAACCCAGCGCCAGGATCCCCGCGCGGTTCAGGAATGCTTTTCCGTAGAGATAGGAAATGAATACCGGCTTGTCGGGGACGGCTTCGTTGATTTCTGCCAGCGTCGGTTGCCGTTTTTCTTCGAACTGAAACTCATTCCATCCGCCCACCACCTTGATCCAGACGCCCGGCGGCGTCCTCTTAGCCTGTTCGCTGAGCATGCGCATGGCTTCTTTCAGGCTCCTGATCCCGTCCCAGCGCAGTTCGGCATTATAGTTCAGTCCTTCGCGGATGATATGGATGTGGCTGTCGTTCAGCCCGGGAATTACCGTCCGGCCCTTCGCGTCGATCACCTTCGTCCGAGGGCCTTTGTGTGCCGAAACCAATTGCTTTTCAGGGCCGGTTGCGAGGATCAGGCCATCCTTAATGGCAACGGCGCCTACGAATTCGCCCGCCCTGGCCATGGTCGCGATCTTGCCATTGCGAATGATCAGATCGGCAGTTTGCGTATACCCTTGCCGTGCCGCCAGGCAGCACAGGAGTACCGCCAGAATCCGGGGGAATTGACTTTTCATCGAGATCACATTTTTGACCTGTTCTGATAAAGTTGTACCAGATTTCTACCCGGTTGTGAATCAGTGGTTTATTCTTTCAGGCGTATTCCTGTTTTTTACGAAATATCGTAAATGTGCGAGGCGGGTAACGATATTTCGCAGAAACGCGGCCTTCCCGCGGTGCGGGCCGAAGCGCTGGTTTGGCTAATGTGCTTTGCGTCAATGGCTCGGTTTGGAAACAGGATTTAAGGTGGTAGCAGGCATGGTTATGCACGGCTTTCCCGCGTGCGGACCATCCCGTTCATCCAAACCCGGCCTATGAAGCAGAAGATACTTATCGTGGAGGATTTTTTTGTAGAAGCAAACCATCTCAGAATCCTGCTCACGCGCGCAGGATACGAGGTGACGGGTATCGCGAGGACGTTCGAAAGTGCCGAAGAAGCCATCAGGCAGGATCACCCGGAAATCGTTTTGGTGGATATTTTTCTGGCAGGACAAAAAACAGGCGTAGACCTGGCCAGGTTGCTGAACCGCCAGAACATTCCGTTCATTTACTTGTCCGCCAACTCCAATGAGGAAGTACTCAAAACCGCCCGGGAAACCGGCCCCAGCGGGTTTGTCGTGAAGCCATTCCGGGAAAAGGACTTGCTGGCGGCTATCGGCATTGCGCGCTATCTTCACGAAAGCAGCAGGGAGGCGCTTTGGCGGAAAGAGGCCGCATTCACCGGCGAACTCGACCGCCTGGCGGGCGCCCGCCGCCCGTGGCCGGAGCGGATGCTGTGCCTGGTAAGGGCATTGCAGCAATTTATTTCGTTCGACTATGTGGCTGTCGGTTTTATCGGGCCAGTTTATATGCCATTTAATGCGTTGCACTTCCTGCGGACCGGTTTCGATGAATACCAGGTTATGGATTCGGAAGGGTTTCAAACCGTGAGCAGAATTAATCCGGCCAGGATGGTGGCCAGCATGGCTGCGATTAAGCTCAGGACGAGCCCGGTGTTTTTCAATGCGGTCCAGTTTCAGATCGCATGCCAGGAAAGCGGCATCCGTTCGCTGGTCGGCAAGACTTTTGATATGCATTCCAACCTGCTTTTCCCTTTGCCGAAGATTTCGTTGGACGGCAGATATTTCTTTTTGTCATTATATAGTGGTCGTAATGATGCTTTTAACGAGCGGCACCTTGAACTGTGCCGGAAGGTGCAGCCCGCCTTGCAGCATGCGGTGGAGGAAATGACCCGGCATGTGATGCCCGGTTTCCCTCAGGTGCGGCTTGACGAGGGTATTGAACTGATCTCCAATAAAGTCCCGATTCCCGGGCCATTGGGCGCGATGATCGGCGAAAGTCACCTGTTTCTGCACGTGCTGGACCTGGCGGTGGCTTTTGCGGCGACCGACTCGTCGGTGCTGATCCGCGGCGAACGCGGGACCGGTAAGGAGCAGGTCGCCGGGGGCATTCATGCATTGTCGGCCAGGAGTGACGGGCCTTTCATCAAGGTGAATTGCGCGGGCTTCTCGGCCGGGTCGATGGAGGGAGAGCTGTTCGGATTTGAAAACGGTGGGCCCGGCAATGCGCGCACCGGCCGTTTCGGACAGGCCGAGGGCGGTACCCTGTTTTTGGATGAAATCGGGGAAATGCCTTTTGAAATCCAGCTCAAACTGCTCAATGTCCTGCAAAGGCACGAAATGGAACGGGTAGGAGGGCGCCAGCCGGTGCGTGTGGATGTACGCGTGATTGTCGCCACCAGCCGCGACCTCGAAAAAGAGATCGCCGAAGGCAGGTTCAGGCTCGATTTGTATTACCGGCTGAATGCATGTTGCATCCGGCTGCCGGCTTTGCGCGAACGGATCGACGATATCGAGTTGATCGCAACCCATTTTTTGGAATATTTTGCAGAAAAATCGGGCAGAGGGCATGCACTGCGGTTCTCGGAAAAGAGCATCCGGATGCTGAAAGAATACGATTGGCCGGGCAATGTAGCGGAGCTGATGGATGCGATAGAAACCTGTGTCTTATTTGCCAGAACCGAGATTGTCGACGACATTAAACTACCTTCCAGAAAATCTTAGCCAGTGAAACGGATACTTAGCGAAAAAATAACCACCCCTGCGGTACCACGGCGGTATTCGGGCGCTGCATGGTTTTTGACGGTGCTGGCATTGCTTCTTCCGCAACTCGCAAAAGCGGTTGAAAGCCCCCCTTCGCTGGCCGCACTGCGGCGACAAGTGGAACTGGCGAAAACCCCGCAGGAGAAAGCGGACAAGCTGATTGAAACGGGAGAATTTTACCTGCTGAAACCCGGCGAGGATCAGGAGGATATGGACAATGCCCGGAAGTACGCGCAGGCGGCCATGGAGATTAACCGGCAGCTTCGTTCGCACAGGCTGGCGGGTGATATATTGTTCCTGATGTCCCAGATCGAAAAGGAATCGGGGCGGAAAGAGGTGGGCTTGCAAAAACTGAAAGAAGCCATTGCCGTGTACCGGAAGGCCCGATTGACGGGGAGTGAAGGGCTCGCGCTGATGGAACTGCGGCATTACTATGATTGGGCCGGGCCGGGCATGAACGAGCGCCTCCGGATCGTGCAGGAGGCGATTGCGCGCTTTGCCGCAGCGAAGGATACGGTGAATGAAGCTGCCGCCTACGTGGAGCTGGGCGACTTGTATCAATTGCAGGAAAATGCCACCGATGCCATTATTTCGCTGCGAAAGGCGATAACGCTCTATCAGGCGATCGGGCATAAGAACTTGCAATCGGTATACAACCTGATCGGACATATTTATACGGCCACCGGCGATTTGAAGAACGGGCTGAACTACGGGCACCTTGCCGTGAAGACGGCTACGGAGTTGAAAGACTCGTCTATGGTGGCGGCTACGACTTACAACCGGCTGGCCGTGACCTATTCGAAGCTCGACAGGCTGGAAACCGCGCTCGAATTGCTCCAAAAAGCTTTGATGTTCTCTATCAAAAACCAATGGGACGACGGGACGGTGCAGATCCTGGGCAATATCATTGATTTGAGTATCAAGCGCGGCGCTAGAATGAATGCGCAGATTGCTTTTCTGGAAAAATTCCTGGTGAAGAATTACAGCAAAATAACGCCCTTCGTGCGGTATACGATCGAGGAAGATCTCAGGATGTTTTTTATCAAATCCAAAAACATTCCGAAAGCGAAGTATTACCTGGATAAATGCATGCAGTACGAGCGGGAGGGGAACCTGGCATTCAACACGCACCTTTACTACGACGCGGTGGAGTTTTACCTGCTTACCGGGAATGTGAGGCTGGCCAAGGCATATCTCGCCAAAATGGAGAAGTTGAAAGACGCCGCCAACGACCCGTTTATCTCCCAGCAATATTACCTCGTCAGCTACAAAACCGACTCGGCATCCGGTGATTTCCGGAAAGCATTCGCCAGCCATACGCGGTACAAAACGTATTCCGATTCCATTCAGGAGAGAAAATCGAAGTACGAACTGAAAGTAATGGCGGCCCGGTACGACCTCGAAAACAAGGATGCCGAAATCGCCCTCAAATCAGAGAATATCAGGCTTTTGCAAAAGGATATTGCCTCACGGAACGAGATCGTGATCAGAAGTAACCGCCTCAGGAATATCACGATTTTCGCGATGGTAATCCTGGTGTTGTTGCTGCTATCGCTGTACAGCAGAAGCCGGATCATTGAAAAGTACAGTACAAGCATTGCCAAAAAGAATGGTTATCTTCAGGACTTGCTGAAAGAGAAGGAATGGCTGATCCGGGAGGTCCACCACCGGGTGAAGAATAATCTCCAGATGATCATCAGCCTGATCGACTCGCAGGCATCGTACCTGAGCAACGACGCTCTGCACGCCGTGATGGACAGCAAGCACCGGATCGAGGCGATGTCGCTGATCCACCAGAAGTTGTATCTCACGGACAATACATCCTCCATTAATATGAGGATTTACATTAAAGAGCTCGTGACGTATTTGAAGGATAGTCTGGGTTTTAACAGAAATATATCTTTCACGACGGACGTGGACGAAATCGAACTGGACGTGTCCCATGCGACGCCGGTGGGCCTCATCCTCAACGAAGCTATCACGAATGCATTGAAATATGCCTTTCCGGGCACGATGGCGGGGAAAATCGATGTCAGTTTCAAATACTGCGACGAGCGGAAAGTGTCATTGACGATCCAGGACTCGGGTGTGGGCCTGCCGCCGGATTTTGACCCTGATACGGTATCTTCCCTGGGTATGAGCCTTATGTACGGGCTGGCGACCGAGGTGAGCGGTACATTGCGCATTACGGGCGAGGCCGGAACCCGCGTGCTGCTGACGTTCAGCCTGCCCGACGTTTTCCTGAGCAGGTCGCCGGGAGACGAACTCGTGTTGTCAAACGAATAATACTTCCATTTTATAGCCAGGAAACAGACCGAATGAAGCAAAAAATACTCATCGTAGAAGATTTGTTTGTGGAGGCAAACCATCTCCGGATCATCCTCACCCGGGCGGGCTACCAGGTGACGGGCATCGCCCGCACTTTTGAAGAGGCCAGGGAGCTCGTCCGCACCAACCAGCCCGATATTGCATTGCTGGACATTATGCTGGCCGGGAAAAAGAACGGTATCGAGCTCGCCAAATGCCTTAATCAGCAGCATATTCCATTCATTTTTCTGTCGGCCAATTCCAGCGAAGATATTCTCAGGGAAGCCAAGGCTACCCGTCCGAGCGGGTTCATTGTGAAGCCGTTCAGGGAAAAAGACCTGCTGATTTCGCTGGAAATCGCGGAATACCTGCATCAAAACAGCAACGACGCCCAGCTGCGCAAAGAAGCCGTTTTTTTACAGGACCTGAAAACCCTGGCCGAAAATGGGGGCGAGTGGACTGCGCAGCTGCTGGGCATTGTGAAGGCATTTCAGCGTCTTATCCCTTTCGACTACGTTTCCGCCGGTTTCTTCGGAAAGAACTTTTTGCCTTTCAAGGGAATGCATTTTCTCCGCATTGGATTCGACGAATACCAGGCGATGGATGCCGAGGGGCTGCGGATGGT includes:
- a CDS encoding cupin domain-containing protein → MKTIATFLLTSLISTYAIGQHSGGSHGALGPKVIYQKKLDMLGFEGKEVRMGIVTYAPGEVSPPHRHPIALFGYVLEGEIEITFEGEKSILKKGDPFYEQPDGLHNGTKNLSKTKPAKLLIYFLGDAGKPFLVLEPK
- a CDS encoding helix-turn-helix domain-containing protein, giving the protein MMRHKTNSDPINRNLIQVKYISAGAAWVSRCQPNAYHIWVPQEYSTHMDASLCILSPRSVSDHKMQSTAGYSISFSEEAILVLRCQHLQPFGAVSSLASGERVAIADAVSHRAMVRTLEKMMEESGRQDACGTDRNLALLKVLIVQISRQYALRKAAAHISAQGRIVERFTELLCSQDCARHAVKLLADELAISPMSFNAIIRNTLGDTPGRLVQHSLLQKAKHAAMHSQESMKEVAARLGFSDMAHFSKFFSAGAGMTFTDFKRTYQHF
- a CDS encoding helix-turn-helix domain-containing protein, giving the protein MENVALPIFNAQTLDNGYALKTPHLTGPIQQVIELYWIGKGKGNITIDFLKTNFSGNTLFFVLPGQIHQINAETELIGKKITFSLDLLTAGDGFIDEAGKAGYFTRLQHAEVVTFDEETAREINEIFEIILLEMARCEDNKNEMLGALLALLISYIPHSNDQTPEGLAFRNPDIVFRKFISKIDAHFRTQKQVFYYASELAITPNYLSEISKKVSGFSARHHIHQRVVLEAKRKGMTTDLNAKQIGFELGFEDPSTFSKFFRIMTGESFSDFRKKEVCLG
- a CDS encoding DoxX family protein, encoding MDALLLFTRVAIATLMISVHAAGKLHLVLAGQADTFPSVFGLPSAFCLYLAFSAELIGSLLILIGLWTRTAVLLPGVIMLVVIFIVLADAPFTEKEELAMHYLLTYAVLFVLGSGRYSIDYWWKARKFENGRIAMR
- a CDS encoding hydrolase, translating into MLIVTLCAICNAFAQKPAATLLTPTNHTLVMIDHQSQMAFAVKNISIEQLRDNVALVAGGSKIFKVPTVVTTVAEKTFSGPVFPEILSVYPPVSSGYVDRSTMNPWEDAGAHKAITAKGRKKLVMTGLWTGVCVALPVLSAIQEGYEVYVITDASGDLTLEAHEMAIQRMIKAGAIPMTSAQYVLELQRDWGRADTYDAVTRLFHDFGGAYGIGLQYAKAALKH
- a CDS encoding SDR family NAD(P)-dependent oxidoreductase, which encodes MKNIILTGSSSGFGRITAQVLAKEGYHVFATMRNPKSKNQLIATYLSEWALSNRLMLTVVELDVTDEDSVANAMAEIAEATNGQIDVLINNAGIGYIGLNETLSAAQVDWMFQVNVVGADRMIKAALPYMHERKEGLIINVSTIASRMPIPNMGIFSATKAALEALTISYYYELASVGIGIALIQPGTFPSTNIIANQLEPANPRAEAYYGEEMGNIRRALLESYIPGPFKPECIEVAYAIRNVIGVPSPFRSLWTIVRGGFKEQSVRYFNQATRELVDSFLEVTGVVYDAE
- a CDS encoding alginate export family protein, whose protein sequence is MKFGAGLVCLLMGSGLQYLHAQPFQPLRYDEDYGYLQKDSARATLKFIPVTKNHRSYLSVGGSFRTQYFHVINDSWGGFEDRNYDYLLSRYLSHLDFRAGARFRLFTEIQGGLAYSKPETSATDQNTLDLHQAFAEMTIQDSNALKLTLRLGRQELLYGSSRLISVREGPNTRQAFDAAKLLIKTARFRSDIFYAHYVQARKGAFDDRFSSNTRLWGWYNVLTQIPVLQNIDWYYLGIRRLHARFANTAGTEMRHSIGMRWWGGSAAFQYDLEAVFQTGRIGESAIRAWTASVHMNYRMTDLFGKPRLGLKTELISGDAQAADGLLGTFNPLFPRGAYFGLAALVGPANLIDIHPDISVMIHKNISLGIDWDTFWRYSTHDGLYGPTGALVFPGHGISGRFIGNQYAASVSAEPGAHVSLGLECTWFVPGEYVKKVSPGKQIVFTGITAQFKF
- a CDS encoding amidohydrolase → MKSQFPRILAVLLCCLAARQGYTQTADLIIRNGKIATMARAGEFVGAVAIKDGLILATGPEKQLVSAHKGPRTKVIDAKGRTVIPGLNDSHIHIIREGLNYNAELRWDGIRSLKEAMRMLSEQAKRTPPGVWIKVVGGWNEFQFEEKRQPTLAEINEAVPDKPVFISYLYGKAFLNRAGILALGYDKNTRYEGSLVELDGEGNPTGMLFAKETPKAIYTTLALTTRLSPEEQLNSTMHFYRELNRFGLTSAADAGGGGHSYPADYAAALQLAKAGKLTIRTSYFLFSQVKGTELRDYEKWLETTYPNHNDHLFLANGYAAEGAGENLVASAADFENFLEPRTILSDTMEADLEPVVRLLVKNRWPFRLHATYGESIERMLAVFEKVNADTPFNGLRWFFDHAETITDAQLQRVKKLGGGIAVQFRMYFQGELYQKLYGQPVRQLPPIRQMLSLRIPVGMGTDATRITSYNPWMAMHWLLTGKTIGGEQFWPEDQALDKFTSLQLFTAGSAWFTGEEHLKGKLVPGMYADLAILSDDYFSLPPDRVRDLESDLTIVNGKVVYASSSFPEYAVPAPPVIPEWSPIRHFGGYPRSK